In one Accipiter gentilis chromosome 4, bAccGen1.1, whole genome shotgun sequence genomic region, the following are encoded:
- the FAM237B gene encoding protein FAM237B encodes MEFVWKRRWYLQLGCILILNLVYANLDYQKETPASLGQIDHQCWEVSSHGLVEMKKIKVADTVIDLWDFMMFLKESPKPKHNELFNDLAQNFWDMYVDCVLSRSHGMGRRQLMSPKYSSTYSHRTLEGSAFINPF; translated from the exons ATGGAATTTGTATGGAAACGAAGGTGGTATCTTCAGCTGGGCTGTATATTGATACTGAATTTGGTTTATGCCAATCTAGACTATCAAAAAGAAACTCCTGCAAGCCTGGGTCAGATTGACCATCAGTGCTGGGAGGTGTCGTCCCATGGCCTggtggaaatgaagaaaatcaaGGTAGCAGATACGGTCATTGATCTCTGGGACTTCATGATGTTTCTAAAGGAATCCCCTAAGCCCAAGCACAATGAACTCTTTAATGATTTAGCCCAGAACTTCTGGGATATGTATGTAGACTGTGTGCTCTCAAGATCCCATGGAATGGGCAGAAGACAACTAATGTCTCCCAAATATTCTTCCACATACTCACATAGAACTTTAGAAG GGTCTGCTTTCATCAACCCATTTTAG